A genomic segment from Truepera sp. encodes:
- a CDS encoding glycosyltransferase family protein, which translates to MHVVSIVQARMNSTRLPGKVLKPLQGAPMLARQIERLSRSKLTDRIVVATTDRSEDDAIVNLLRTISGVYSYRGPEDDVLQRYIGAANEYEADVIVRVTADCPLIEPAVIDAAIESYLKHASTITYVTNCIVRTYPRGLDVEVFPLLALETAHSEAKSSADREHVTPFIWRQPKRFPRYDLVDNEDNSHLRWTVDTPEDFELIIKIYEALFPTQPAFNYRDALQLVRQHPNLSMINQHIQQKIT; encoded by the coding sequence ATGCACGTCGTATCCATCGTTCAAGCTCGCATGAACTCCACCCGCCTCCCTGGGAAAGTTCTCAAACCCCTGCAGGGGGCGCCAATGCTTGCGCGACAGATCGAACGCCTCTCCCGCAGCAAGCTCACCGACCGAATCGTCGTAGCGACTACCGATCGCAGCGAAGACGATGCAATCGTCAACTTGCTGCGAACAATAAGCGGTGTCTACTCCTATCGCGGTCCCGAGGACGATGTTCTTCAACGCTACATAGGGGCAGCTAACGAATATGAGGCTGACGTAATCGTCCGTGTCACTGCCGACTGTCCCCTCATCGAGCCCGCAGTAATTGACGCAGCAATAGAGAGTTACTTGAAGCATGCTTCCACAATCACGTACGTAACCAACTGCATCGTTCGCACTTACCCCAGGGGCCTCGACGTTGAGGTCTTTCCGTTGCTAGCCCTTGAAACCGCGCATTCTGAAGCCAAGTCGTCGGCTGACCGAGAACATGTCACACCGTTCATCTGGCGCCAGCCCAAGCGCTTCCCCCGGTACGACCTCGTCGACAACGAGGATAATAGTCACCTACGCTGGACAGTCGACACCCCGGAGGACTTCGAACTGATCATCAAGATCTACGAAGCACTCTTCCCAACCCAACCAGCCTTCAATTACCGAGATGCACTCCAACTAGTGAGGCAGCATCCTAATCTCTCGATGATTAACCAACACATTCAACAGAAGATCACCTGA
- the pseI gene encoding pseudaminic acid synthase, with the protein MLTKGAGYSELSLGTVAAQGGRLSIMRHVDTIKLGQHSLGPTHPPFVVAEMSGNHNQDLGRALKIVEAAAASGAHAIKLQTYTADTMTLDISRDEFVIDDPASLWRGRTLYDLYEEAHTPWEWHKAIFARSRELGIECFSSPFDATAVDFLEALGAPAYKIASFENSDLPLIRKVAATGKPVIISTGMATISELGAAVEVARDAGCADLILLKCTSNYPASPENTNLRTILHLRDLFGVQVGLSDHTLGIGVAVASVALGATVIEKHFTLSRADGGVDSAFSLEPSEFNTLVEETQRAWQALGSILYGPTASEKKSLWFRRSLYITEDLEPGTRLSTDNVRAIRPGLGLPPAELHKVLGLQVRRAAAKGTPLTWDLLK; encoded by the coding sequence ATGCTGACCAAGGGCGCGGGCTACAGCGAACTCTCCCTTGGCACAGTTGCCGCCCAAGGCGGTAGGCTCTCGATCATGAGGCACGTCGATACCATTAAACTCGGCCAGCATTCCTTGGGGCCAACCCACCCCCCTTTCGTGGTGGCCGAGATGAGCGGCAACCATAATCAAGATCTGGGGAGAGCCCTAAAGATTGTCGAAGCGGCGGCCGCCTCCGGCGCTCATGCAATAAAGTTGCAGACCTACACGGCGGACACGATGACACTGGACATCAGCCGGGACGAGTTCGTCATCGACGATCCAGCCAGCCTTTGGAGAGGCCGAACGCTCTACGACCTCTACGAAGAAGCGCACACGCCATGGGAATGGCATAAGGCAATCTTCGCTCGTTCCCGAGAGCTTGGCATAGAGTGTTTCAGCTCGCCATTCGACGCTACGGCCGTGGACTTCCTCGAAGCACTCGGAGCACCTGCCTATAAAATAGCTTCGTTCGAGAATTCTGACCTGCCCCTCATACGAAAGGTGGCCGCCACCGGGAAACCTGTAATCATCAGCACTGGTATGGCCACAATCAGCGAACTCGGGGCAGCCGTCGAAGTAGCTAGAGACGCAGGATGCGCCGACCTTATCTTGCTCAAATGCACGAGCAACTACCCTGCTTCCCCTGAGAACACCAACCTAAGGACAATCCTCCATCTACGCGACCTATTCGGGGTTCAGGTGGGGCTCTCTGATCACACCCTAGGAATCGGCGTGGCAGTGGCCAGCGTCGCGCTGGGGGCCACCGTGATAGAGAAGCATTTCACCCTGTCACGAGCCGATGGTGGAGTGGATAGCGCGTTTTCACTTGAGCCTAGTGAGTTCAACACTTTAGTAGAAGAGACTCAGCGAGCATGGCAGGCCCTCGGGTCGATTCTCTACGGACCAACCGCATCAGAAAAGAAGTCGCTTTGGTTCAGGCGCTCACTCTACATAACTGAAGACCTAGAACCTGGTACCCGACTGTCTACAGACAATGTGCGCGCTATCCGCCCAGGCCTCGGACTTCCACCGGCGGAGCTTCACAAAGTCCTAGGCCTGCAGGTCAGGCGGGCCGCAGCGAAGGGCACTCCCCTCACTTGGGATCTACTGAAGTGA
- the pseB gene encoding UDP-N-acetylglucosamine 4,6-dehydratase (inverting): MSFLNDKSILVTGGTGSFGRKFVRAVLDRTGARRVIVFSRDELKQYEMTQQFGPEDRLRYFIGDVRDDERLSRALDGVDAVVHAAALKQVPAAEYNPFEAVKTNIIGAQNVINACIDRGVQRVVALSTDKASSPINLYGATKLVSDKLFIQGNSYAGGKRTRFAVVRYGNVVGSRGSVVPFFQSRAASGVLPITDERMTRFWITLNQGVEFVLTSLESMGGGELFVPKIPSMRVTDLAHAIAPGAKLEVVGIRPGEKLHEEMISVDDARRTLDIGDRYVIQPEFPWWASTHLEGDPVPEGFAYTSDRNDEWLDIAALREMLGEDV, from the coding sequence ATGAGTTTTCTAAACGATAAGTCGATTCTGGTGACCGGCGGTACCGGGTCGTTCGGGCGCAAGTTCGTGAGAGCGGTCCTCGACAGGACCGGCGCGCGGCGTGTAATAGTTTTCAGCCGCGATGAGCTTAAGCAGTACGAGATGACCCAGCAGTTCGGGCCTGAAGACCGACTGCGGTACTTCATTGGTGACGTTCGCGACGACGAGCGTTTATCGCGCGCGCTCGACGGCGTCGACGCCGTCGTTCATGCCGCTGCGCTCAAACAAGTACCTGCCGCCGAGTACAACCCATTCGAAGCCGTGAAAACCAATATAATCGGCGCCCAGAACGTGATCAACGCTTGCATCGATCGCGGCGTTCAACGCGTCGTCGCCTTGAGCACCGACAAGGCAAGTAGCCCCATCAACCTCTACGGCGCAACGAAACTGGTCAGTGATAAGCTCTTCATACAAGGTAACTCGTATGCGGGCGGCAAACGCACCAGGTTCGCTGTAGTTCGCTACGGTAATGTAGTTGGTAGCCGCGGTTCGGTCGTACCGTTCTTTCAGAGCAGAGCGGCTAGTGGTGTGCTGCCCATAACGGACGAGCGCATGACCCGCTTCTGGATTACCCTGAACCAAGGTGTAGAGTTCGTACTGACGAGCTTAGAGAGCATGGGCGGCGGCGAGTTGTTCGTTCCTAAGATTCCAAGCATGCGCGTTACAGATCTCGCGCACGCGATAGCGCCGGGCGCGAAGCTCGAGGTCGTAGGAATCAGACCTGGGGAGAAACTTCACGAGGAGATGATCAGCGTTGACGACGCACGAAGAACGCTCGACATCGGTGACCGTTACGTGATCCAACCCGAGTTCCCATGGTGGGCAAGCACGCATTTGGAAGGCGACCCTGTGCCGGAAGGCTTCGCGTACACTAGCGACCGAAACGACGAGTGGCTTGACATAGCTGCTTTGCGAGAGATGCTAGGGGAAGATGTCTAG
- the rfbA gene encoding glucose-1-phosphate thymidylyltransferase RfbA, which translates to MSAGATSEVDTARSAASARRGIVLAGGAGTRLYPATLAVSKQLLPVYDKPMVYYPLSTLMLAGVREVLVISTPRDLPAFRELLGSGESWGMRFDYAVQERPEGIAQAFILGEEFLGDQPAALVLGDNLFHGYGLSGLLKAADARRAEATVFGYQVSDPERYGVVTFDEAGRVTAIEEKPAKPLSHYAVTGLYFYPTGVAAEARQIRPSQRGELEITDLNSRYLDQGLLRVELMGRGMAWLDTGTHESYLQASNFVETLEARQGLKIACPEEIAFQSGWISAAQLERLAAPMKGNAYGKYLLGLLGR; encoded by the coding sequence GTGAGTGCGGGTGCTACTTCGGAAGTCGACACTGCGAGGAGTGCGGCCAGCGCCCGGCGCGGCATCGTGCTGGCCGGCGGCGCGGGCACCCGGCTCTACCCCGCCACCCTGGCGGTGAGCAAGCAACTGTTGCCCGTGTACGACAAGCCCATGGTCTATTACCCCTTGTCTACCCTCATGCTCGCCGGCGTGCGCGAGGTGCTCGTCATCTCCACGCCACGCGACCTACCGGCCTTCCGCGAGCTCCTCGGCAGCGGCGAGAGCTGGGGCATGCGTTTCGATTACGCCGTGCAGGAACGGCCAGAGGGCATCGCGCAGGCCTTCATCCTCGGCGAGGAGTTCCTGGGCGACCAACCAGCGGCGTTGGTCTTGGGCGACAACCTGTTCCACGGTTACGGCCTCAGCGGCCTGCTGAAGGCGGCCGACGCGCGCCGGGCCGAGGCCACCGTGTTCGGCTACCAGGTGAGCGACCCGGAACGCTACGGCGTGGTGACGTTCGACGAGGCCGGAAGGGTGACGGCCATCGAGGAGAAACCCGCCAAGCCGCTAAGCCACTACGCGGTCACCGGCCTCTACTTCTACCCGACCGGGGTGGCCGCCGAGGCACGCCAGATACGCCCATCGCAACGCGGCGAGCTCGAGATCACGGACCTCAACAGTCGTTACCTTGACCAGGGGCTGCTGAGGGTCGAGCTGATGGGCCGCGGCATGGCGTGGCTCGACACGGGCACGCACGAGAGCTACCTGCAGGCGTCCAACTTCGTGGAGACACTGGAAGCCAGGCAGGGGCTCAAGATCGCCTGCCCGGAGGAGATAGCGTTCCAGAGCGGGTGGATAAGCGCGGCGCAACTCGAGCGGCTGGCCGCGCCCATGAAGGGGAACGCTTACGGGAAGTACCTGCTGGGGTTGCTGGGGCGCTGA
- a CDS encoding MerR family transcriptional regulator: protein MAPPPNEPFSETYTVGEVARLANVSVRTLHHYDDIGLLSPAGRTDAGYRLYGAADLERLHDILAYRALGFELEAIAEFLARPEADAWAHLRRQEAVLNTRIERLLAMRRSLHKQMEARTMGINLNPKELFEVFGDWDPTEHAGEAEARWGDSSAYQESQRRTRRYGKKDWLRIRAENAAIEAKFAELMAAGVPPRDPRALEQAEAHRQHISRYYYECSYEIHRGVGEMYVADPRFTAYYEGKAEGLAAYVAAAVVANSEGRQEGA, encoded by the coding sequence ATGGCCCCGCCACCTAACGAGCCCTTCAGCGAGACGTACACGGTGGGAGAGGTGGCCAGGCTCGCCAACGTCAGCGTCCGGACGCTGCACCATTACGACGACATCGGCCTGCTGTCTCCCGCCGGGCGGACCGACGCCGGCTACCGCCTCTACGGCGCGGCCGACCTCGAGCGCCTGCATGACATCCTCGCGTACCGCGCACTGGGCTTCGAGTTGGAGGCGATCGCGGAGTTCCTCGCCCGGCCGGAGGCCGACGCCTGGGCACACCTTAGGCGCCAGGAGGCCGTCCTCAACACACGCATCGAACGCCTGTTGGCCATGCGCCGGTCGTTACACAAGCAGATGGAGGCAAGGACCATGGGAATCAACTTGAACCCGAAAGAGCTGTTCGAGGTATTCGGCGACTGGGACCCCACCGAGCACGCGGGGGAGGCCGAGGCGCGCTGGGGCGACTCGAGCGCGTACCAGGAGAGCCAACGCCGCACCCGGCGCTACGGCAAGAAAGACTGGCTGCGCATCCGTGCAGAGAACGCGGCCATCGAGGCCAAGTTCGCCGAGCTCATGGCCGCCGGGGTGCCGCCGAGAGACCCGCGCGCCCTGGAGCAGGCCGAGGCCCATAGGCAGCACATCTCGCGCTACTACTACGAATGCAGTTACGAGATCCACCGAGGCGTGGGCGAGATGTACGTGGCGGACCCGCGTTTCACTGCGTACTACGAGGGGAAGGCCGAGGGGCTGGCGGCTTACGTCGCGGCGGCCGTTGTGGCCAACTCGGAGGGGCGGCAGGAAGGCGCGTAG
- the rfbC gene encoding dTDP-4-dehydrorhamnose 3,5-epimerase, with protein MTASMQVTPLALPDVKLVTPVVRPDSRGFFLERWNAAAFAAAGLDVTFVQDNHSRSMRGVVRGLHFQAGSHAQGKLVGVTRGRILDVAVDLRVGSPTFGRWVSAVLSDVELQQLWVPAGFAHGFAVLSEVADVIYKTDYPYTTAADAGVRWNDPTIAVAWQLEGATPLVSERDAALPLLTDLDRFPGARP; from the coding sequence GTGACGGCGTCCATGCAGGTCACGCCGCTCGCGCTCCCGGACGTCAAGTTGGTTACCCCGGTGGTGCGCCCGGACAGCCGCGGCTTCTTCCTCGAACGCTGGAACGCCGCCGCGTTCGCTGCCGCCGGCCTCGACGTGACGTTCGTGCAGGACAACCACTCGCGCTCGATGCGGGGCGTGGTGCGCGGCCTGCACTTCCAGGCCGGATCCCATGCGCAAGGCAAGTTGGTGGGAGTGACCCGGGGCCGCATCCTCGACGTGGCCGTCGACCTACGCGTCGGCTCGCCCACGTTCGGGCGCTGGGTGAGCGCCGTGTTGAGCGACGTGGAGTTGCAGCAGTTATGGGTGCCGGCGGGTTTCGCTCACGGCTTCGCCGTTCTTTCGGAGGTAGCTGACGTGATCTACAAGACCGACTACCCGTACACCACCGCGGCCGACGCCGGGGTGCGCTGGAACGACCCCACCATCGCGGTGGCCTGGCAGCTCGAGGGCGCAACGCCGTTGGTCTCGGAGCGCGACGCCGCGCTGCCGCTCCTCACCGATCTAGACCGTTTCCCGGGGGCCAGACCGTGA
- the pseG gene encoding UDP-2,4-diacetamido-2,4,6-trideoxy-beta-L-altropyranose hydrolase, with protein MRVLVRADASTSTGSGHVMRCLTLADALAEAGGQIEFVCRAKAGNLIQYIERDRGFPVHVLPKQYSAQEDAQLTAKFARSGERPDWVVVDHYGLNETWERQQRPFCERVMAIDDIADRRHDCDLLLDQNLNEFGGRYDELVPSDCVKLLGPDYALLRPEFATIRDGLRERTAKVERLLVNFGGTDPTGETITSLTQLRGAPSAQNLQIDLVVGSNQASLAEVVKLAESMTNVKVYVQTPKMAQLMAGADIGIGAGGSTIWERCCLGLPTITVAVADHQVPYCQRLSDLGYISYAGSALEGPLDYVAALQGFLQEPDERCKMSRLGMDLVDGRGASRVVECMLR; from the coding sequence ATGCGCGTATTAGTGCGGGCCGACGCCTCGACGTCAACAGGCAGCGGACATGTCATGCGCTGCCTTACCCTTGCTGACGCACTCGCGGAAGCGGGAGGTCAAATCGAATTCGTTTGTCGCGCAAAGGCCGGCAACCTAATTCAGTACATCGAACGTGACCGTGGGTTCCCCGTACATGTCTTGCCAAAGCAATACAGCGCTCAAGAGGACGCACAGCTTACCGCCAAGTTTGCCCGTAGTGGCGAACGACCGGATTGGGTCGTCGTTGACCATTACGGCTTGAACGAAACGTGGGAACGACAGCAACGGCCGTTCTGTGAGCGAGTCATGGCAATCGACGACATCGCGGATAGGCGACACGATTGCGACCTATTGTTGGATCAGAACCTAAACGAATTCGGTGGACGTTACGACGAACTCGTACCCTCCGACTGCGTTAAGCTTCTCGGTCCCGACTACGCCCTACTCCGACCCGAGTTCGCAACTATTCGAGATGGCCTTAGGGAGCGGACAGCCAAAGTCGAGCGCCTCCTCGTCAATTTCGGTGGCACCGACCCGACCGGCGAGACGATCACTTCCCTCACCCAACTGAGAGGAGCCCCGTCAGCACAGAATCTCCAAATCGACCTGGTTGTGGGGTCTAACCAAGCCTCGCTGGCGGAAGTTGTCAAGTTGGCTGAATCGATGACTAATGTCAAGGTGTACGTGCAAACGCCGAAGATGGCGCAATTGATGGCAGGAGCGGACATCGGAATCGGTGCCGGCGGGTCTACAATCTGGGAACGATGTTGCTTGGGGTTACCTACGATCACCGTAGCGGTGGCTGATCACCAAGTGCCTTACTGCCAGAGGCTTTCCGACCTCGGTTACATTTCATATGCTGGGAGCGCGCTGGAGGGACCACTCGATTATGTCGCGGCTCTACAAGGATTCCTGCAAGAACCGGACGAGCGGTGCAAGATGTCCCGCCTAGGAATGGACCTGGTCGATGGCCGCGGAGCCAGTCGAGTAGTTGAATGCATGCTGAGGTGA
- the pseC gene encoding UDP-4-amino-4,6-dideoxy-N-acetyl-beta-L-altrosamine transaminase, translating into MSSFIPYGRQWVDDDDVAAVSDVMRSDYLTTGPAVDRFESALTGATGASHAVALNSGTSALHAMYFAAGLGPGDEIITTPLTFAATANAALYLGATVRFVDVQEDTGNLDPELIKDAISPRTRLIVPVDFAGHPADYDRIHDVAAEAGVTVVSDAAHSLGATYNGRPVGTLAKATELSFHPVKPITTAEGGAVLTDDADLAARARTFRTHGITREPTDLTTSGEGPWWYEQQFLGFNYRLSDIQAALGYSQMRKLQRFLARRRAIAATYMDAFSDLQELILPTEQAGVESGWHLFVVRVRTTPSRRRPFFERLRELGLGVQVHYIPVYFHPYYQQLGYARGACPVAEDFYSRAISLPIYPQMSDDDVASSVERVRQAVKETLA; encoded by the coding sequence ATGTCTAGCTTCATCCCGTATGGACGGCAGTGGGTAGATGATGATGACGTTGCGGCGGTATCGGACGTCATGCGGAGTGATTACCTCACGACCGGACCCGCTGTCGATCGCTTTGAATCAGCCCTGACGGGAGCTACGGGTGCGAGCCACGCTGTAGCACTCAATTCCGGAACGTCGGCGCTTCACGCGATGTATTTTGCCGCCGGCCTAGGTCCGGGCGACGAGATAATAACGACACCACTTACTTTCGCAGCCACCGCTAACGCGGCCCTGTATTTGGGTGCGACAGTCCGCTTCGTAGACGTGCAAGAAGATACCGGCAACTTAGATCCCGAACTAATCAAGGATGCCATCTCACCACGAACTAGGCTCATCGTTCCCGTAGACTTCGCTGGTCATCCTGCCGATTATGACCGCATACACGACGTTGCTGCCGAAGCCGGCGTCACGGTCGTTTCTGACGCCGCCCACTCCCTTGGGGCCACGTACAATGGCCGACCTGTCGGGACCTTGGCGAAAGCCACGGAGCTCTCGTTCCATCCGGTGAAACCGATCACCACGGCCGAAGGCGGCGCGGTCCTAACCGATGATGCTGACCTGGCTGCCCGCGCACGCACGTTTCGCACTCACGGCATAACGCGGGAGCCCACGGACCTGACCACATCAGGGGAGGGCCCGTGGTGGTACGAACAGCAGTTTCTGGGCTTCAACTACCGCCTCTCCGACATCCAAGCGGCGCTGGGATATAGCCAGATGCGCAAGCTACAGCGCTTCTTGGCCAGGCGGCGAGCGATTGCGGCCACGTATATGGACGCGTTCAGCGACCTGCAAGAACTCATCTTGCCCACAGAACAAGCAGGAGTCGAGTCAGGCTGGCACCTTTTCGTTGTCCGTGTAAGAACGACTCCGTCACGCAGGCGACCCTTCTTCGAGCGTCTTCGTGAGCTGGGTTTAGGTGTCCAAGTGCACTACATTCCCGTATATTTCCACCCTTACTATCAACAGTTAGGGTATGCGCGTGGAGCCTGTCCAGTCGCAGAGGACTTCTACTCAAGGGCCATCTCATTACCCATCTATCCACAAATGAGTGACGATGACGTGGCCTCAAGCGTTGAGCGCGTTAGACAGGCCGTGAAGGAGACGCTCGCGTAG
- a CDS encoding formyltransferase family protein: MSSRVDGDFVQRVGASIVVSHGYRHILRPATLAVLPHRFVNLHISLLPWNRGADPNLWSFLEDTPKGVTIHEIDEGIDTGSIIAQRVVRVDIRGTLATTYRELQEAMLELFTETWPAIRAGAVEGRPQQPGGSLHTLKDKEPYLHLLRHGWDTHVSELIGKAL; encoded by the coding sequence ATGTCAAGCAGGGTCGACGGTGATTTCGTCCAGCGGGTCGGGGCGTCGATTGTCGTTAGCCATGGCTACCGCCATATTCTGCGACCCGCCACTCTCGCTGTCCTACCTCACCGCTTCGTCAACCTCCATATTTCACTGCTACCCTGGAATCGAGGAGCCGACCCAAACCTCTGGAGTTTTCTCGAGGACACGCCTAAGGGCGTTACCATCCACGAGATCGATGAGGGCATCGACACCGGAAGCATAATCGCCCAAAGAGTGGTCCGGGTTGATATCCGGGGAACGCTCGCGACGACCTATCGTGAGCTACAAGAGGCGATGCTTGAACTCTTTACCGAGACGTGGCCCGCCATCCGGGCTGGTGCGGTCGAAGGTCGGCCCCAGCAACCCGGAGGGTCGCTTCACACGCTCAAAGACAAGGAGCCCTACCTTCACCTGCTACGACATGGCTGGGACACTCACGTGTCTGAACTCATCGGCAAGGCCCTCTAA
- the rfbB gene encoding dTDP-glucose 4,6-dehydratase, with protein sequence MITYLVTGAAGFIGSALVRLLVGGGDARVVSVDALTYAADLERLREAGDGPRHRFVKLDVNDQGAMLELLREEQPTAVIHLAAETHVDRSIDGPRQFVVANTLGTFNLLEAVRHYWLDLPLAANQKFRMVNVSTDEVYGALGPTGMFDEDSPYDPRSPYSASKAGADHFAAAYFHTFGLPVITTHASNNYGPFQFPEKLVPLALSRALAGESVPMYGDGMQVRDWLHVDDHARGLVAAAQRGEPGATYLMGGAHELPNRELLEQLLGCLNEVAPGAGDYRRLITSVADRPGHDRRYAVDSGRAESELGWRRQVPFEEGLLETVRWYVANQAWVRSVVERYDLGRLGLGAAGASGARS encoded by the coding sequence GTGATCACCTACTTAGTCACCGGCGCCGCCGGGTTCATCGGCTCGGCGCTGGTGCGCCTGCTGGTCGGCGGCGGCGACGCGCGCGTGGTGAGCGTCGACGCCCTCACCTACGCCGCCGACCTGGAGCGCCTGCGAGAGGCGGGCGACGGCCCGCGCCACCGCTTCGTGAAGCTCGACGTGAACGACCAGGGCGCCATGCTCGAGCTGCTGCGCGAGGAGCAGCCCACGGCGGTCATCCACTTAGCGGCCGAAACGCACGTCGACCGCTCGATTGACGGGCCCCGGCAGTTCGTGGTCGCCAACACGTTGGGCACGTTCAACCTTCTCGAGGCGGTGAGGCACTACTGGCTGGACCTGCCTCTCGCCGCTAACCAGAAGTTCCGCATGGTCAACGTGAGCACAGACGAGGTCTACGGCGCCCTCGGGCCGACGGGCATGTTCGACGAGGACAGCCCCTACGACCCGCGCTCGCCTTACAGCGCCAGCAAGGCCGGCGCCGACCACTTCGCGGCCGCCTACTTCCATACCTTCGGCCTCCCGGTCATCACCACCCACGCCTCCAACAACTACGGGCCGTTCCAGTTCCCGGAGAAGCTCGTGCCGCTGGCGCTGAGCAGGGCGTTGGCCGGTGAGAGCGTGCCCATGTACGGCGACGGCATGCAGGTGCGCGACTGGCTGCACGTTGACGACCACGCGCGCGGCCTGGTAGCGGCGGCGCAGCGGGGCGAGCCCGGCGCCACCTACCTCATGGGCGGCGCTCACGAGCTGCCCAATCGGGAGTTGTTGGAGCAGTTACTAGGCTGCCTCAACGAGGTGGCGCCGGGAGCGGGCGATTACCGCCGCTTGATCACCAGCGTGGCCGACCGGCCGGGGCACGACCGGCGTTACGCCGTCGACTCGGGCCGCGCCGAGAGCGAGCTCGGTTGGCGCCGGCAGGTGCCATTCGAGGAAGGGCTGCTGGAGACGGTGCGCTGGTACGTGGCTAACCAGGCGTGGGTGAGGTCGGTGGTGGAGCGCTACGACCTGGGCCGCCTCGGCCTGGGCGCGGCCGGCGCCTCGGGGGCGCGGTCGTGA
- the cysQ gene encoding 3'(2'),5'-bisphosphate nucleotidase CysQ: MGTNPALERQQLDLEHLREGVVDLAATAGRAILEIYATEFAVTKKADASPLTAADIASQRVIIEGLGRLTPGVPIIAEEAEAPSYEERRHWRRFWLVDPLDGTKEFVKRNGEFSVNIALVEDGVPVLGVVHAPVAGVTYTGVAAHAGHAASAWRFDAEGGAHPIHTRPPANGVVRVMVSRSHSNEATRAFIERLRRKYGEVETIARGSAIKSCLVADGTAQFYPRLGPTMWWDTAAAQAVLMAAGGEMVAVGGGAPLRYFGDVLSNPGFVATFRPFGGLPLSETD; this comes from the coding sequence ATGGGAACCAACCCGGCGCTGGAGCGCCAGCAACTAGACTTGGAACACCTGCGCGAGGGCGTGGTGGACCTCGCCGCCACGGCCGGCAGGGCGATCCTCGAGATCTACGCCACCGAATTCGCCGTCACCAAGAAGGCGGACGCCTCACCGCTGACCGCCGCCGACATCGCCTCGCAGCGGGTGATCATCGAGGGGCTTGGTCGGCTGACCCCAGGAGTTCCGATCATCGCCGAGGAGGCAGAGGCTCCCAGCTACGAGGAGCGGCGCCACTGGCGGCGTTTCTGGCTGGTGGACCCACTCGACGGCACCAAGGAGTTCGTGAAGCGCAACGGCGAGTTCTCCGTCAACATCGCCCTGGTCGAGGACGGCGTGCCCGTCCTCGGGGTAGTGCACGCCCCCGTCGCGGGCGTCACCTACACGGGCGTCGCGGCCCATGCCGGTCACGCGGCCAGCGCCTGGCGCTTCGACGCCGAAGGCGGCGCCCACCCCATCCATACCCGCCCCCCGGCGAACGGCGTGGTGCGCGTCATGGTAAGCCGGTCGCACTCCAACGAAGCCACGCGGGCGTTCATCGAACGACTGCGCCGGAAGTACGGCGAAGTGGAGACGATCGCTCGCGGGTCGGCCATCAAGAGCTGCCTGGTGGCAGACGGCACGGCGCAGTTCTACCCGCGCTTGGGGCCGACCATGTGGTGGGACACCGCCGCAGCGCAGGCGGTGCTGATGGCGGCCGGGGGGGAGATGGTGGCGGTCGGCGGTGGTGCGCCGCTTAGGTACTTTGGGGATGTGTTGTCGAATCCGGGGTTTGTGGCTACGTTCCGACCCTTTGGTGGCTTGCCACTATCTGAGACTGACTGA